In Nocardioides sp. zg-1228, a single window of DNA contains:
- a CDS encoding N-acetyltransferase, whose protein sequence is MHLEFVTLAERPGLMETFWDMETSWPEFMKHDPIGNAYYAALEEFADYVLVVLDDTGRMVAKAHSVPFRLDEGELPDAGWDHAIRSGLLTRLRGEEPDAVSAIEIAIEPGLQSTGLSGRIVAALRDNARRLGYPELLAPVRPNGKTDVHEPMADYAFRTRDDGLPVDPWLRVHVRAGGRIDRVAPRSMVIPGTVGEWREWTGLPFDATGPVVVPGALAPVMCDAEHGTATYVEPNVWVRHPTGA, encoded by the coding sequence ATGCACCTCGAGTTCGTCACCCTCGCCGAGCGCCCCGGTCTCATGGAGACCTTCTGGGACATGGAGACCTCCTGGCCGGAGTTCATGAAGCACGACCCCATCGGCAACGCCTACTACGCCGCGCTCGAGGAGTTCGCCGACTACGTGCTGGTGGTCCTCGACGACACCGGGCGGATGGTCGCCAAGGCGCACTCGGTGCCGTTCCGGCTGGACGAGGGCGAGCTGCCCGACGCCGGCTGGGACCACGCGATCCGCAGCGGCCTGCTGACGAGGCTGCGCGGCGAGGAGCCCGATGCCGTCTCCGCGATCGAGATCGCGATCGAGCCGGGCCTGCAGAGCACCGGGCTCTCCGGCCGGATCGTGGCCGCGCTGCGCGACAACGCCCGGCGGCTGGGCTATCCCGAGCTGCTCGCCCCGGTGCGGCCCAACGGCAAGACCGACGTCCACGAGCCGATGGCCGACTACGCTTTCCGCACCCGCGACGACGGCCTGCCCGTCGACCCGTGGCTGCGCGTCCACGTGCGCGCCGGCGGTCGCATCGACCGGGTCGCCCCCCGCTCGATGGTCATCCCCGGCACGGTCGGGGAGTGGCGCGAGTGGACCGGCCTGCCGTTCGACGCCACCGGCCCGGTCGTCGTCCCGGGCGCGCTGGCCCCGGTGATGTGCGACGCCGAGCACGGCACGGCGACCTACGTCGAGCCCAACGTGTGGGTCAGGCACCCGACGGGCGCCTGA
- a CDS encoding sortase, translating into MPGCRLALLAAALVATVSGCAAEGPRRGGGPAEAPAQRPATSAPGPAPTTEPTTEPTAEPEVEESVPEPRRSFVTIPAIGLRDFPVVRYRGTPDDGPGTALQNAGEMASPRGPRGGTGPGEVGNYLVTGHRLTGAAPLRDSPSLRRGDRILVRTGDTVFVYEVRRTRWTSFRQPASLRAQRAEVPGRPGEAATQPMLTLSTCATPEDHAAGNYWADEFDNPEHRIDKIGVLVATRPA; encoded by the coding sequence GTGCCGGGATGCCGCCTCGCCCTCCTCGCCGCCGCCCTCGTCGCGACGGTCTCGGGATGCGCCGCCGAGGGCCCGCGCCGCGGCGGCGGGCCGGCCGAGGCGCCGGCGCAGCGGCCCGCGACGAGCGCGCCGGGGCCGGCGCCCACCACCGAGCCCACCACCGAGCCCACCGCTGAGCCGGAGGTCGAGGAGTCGGTGCCGGAGCCGCGTCGCTCCTTCGTCACGATCCCGGCCATCGGCCTGCGCGACTTCCCCGTCGTGCGCTACCGGGGCACCCCCGACGACGGCCCCGGCACCGCGCTGCAGAACGCCGGCGAGATGGCCTCCCCGCGCGGGCCGCGCGGCGGCACCGGTCCCGGCGAGGTCGGCAACTACCTCGTCACCGGGCACCGGCTCACCGGCGCCGCTCCCCTGCGCGACTCGCCGTCGCTCAGGAGGGGCGACCGGATCCTGGTGCGCACCGGCGACACCGTCTTCGTCTACGAGGTGCGCCGGACCCGCTGGACGTCGTTCCGCCAGCCCGCGTCCCTCCGCGCGCAGCGTGCCGAGGTGCCCGGGCGGCCGGGCGAGGCGGCGACGCAGCCGATGCTCACCCTGTCCACCTGCGCGACGCCCGAGGACCACGCCGCGGGCAACTACTGGGCCGACGAGTTCGACAACCCCGAGCACCGCATCGACAAGATCGGCGTGCTGGTCGCGACCCGGCCGGCCTGA
- a CDS encoding metalloregulator ArsR/SmtB family transcription factor: MTDQLSRVFAALADPTRRDMVARLTEGDHTVNDLAAPYDVSLQAVSKHVKVLEDAGLVTRTREAQRRPVHLEAEVFDLMTKWIERYRRRAEERFARLDAVLARMQDDDGSAPGTTTTPQEGTAS, encoded by the coding sequence GTGACCGACCAGCTCTCCCGGGTCTTCGCCGCCCTGGCCGACCCGACCCGCCGTGACATGGTGGCCCGCCTGACCGAGGGCGACCACACCGTCAACGACCTGGCCGCGCCCTACGACGTGAGCCTCCAGGCCGTCTCCAAGCACGTGAAGGTGCTCGAGGACGCCGGCCTGGTGACGCGGACCCGGGAGGCGCAGCGACGTCCCGTGCACCTGGAAGCCGAGGTGTTCGACCTCATGACGAAGTGGATCGAGCGCTACCGACGCCGGGCCGAGGAGCGCTTCGCACGCCTCGACGCCGTGCTCGCCCGCATGCAGGACGACGACGGCTCCGCACCCGGCACCACCACCACCCCGCAGGAAGGAACCGCATCATGA
- a CDS encoding maleylpyruvate isomerase N-terminal domain-containing protein, whose translation MPLPEAPAERHAAVADGFGRLVAHTTDWSAPAPVDGWTARDVVAHLVEWFPHFLAAGGVELAPGPSASDDPVAAWRHHASAVQALVEQRGEETFSHPHAGTDRLADVVDRFYTSDVFMHAWDLALATGQEPGLDAVHATRLLEGMRPIEQLLRDSGHYGPAVPVADDAPAADRLMAFVGRDPAWRPPA comes from the coding sequence ATGCCGCTGCCCGAGGCGCCCGCCGAGCGGCACGCGGCGGTCGCCGACGGCTTCGGCCGGCTGGTGGCGCACACCACCGACTGGTCGGCGCCGGCCCCGGTCGACGGGTGGACCGCCCGTGACGTGGTGGCGCACCTCGTCGAGTGGTTCCCGCACTTCCTGGCCGCCGGTGGAGTCGAGCTCGCGCCCGGCCCGTCGGCGTCCGACGACCCGGTCGCCGCGTGGCGGCACCACGCCTCGGCCGTGCAGGCCCTGGTGGAGCAGCGCGGCGAGGAGACCTTCAGCCATCCCCACGCCGGCACCGACCGGCTGGCCGACGTGGTCGACCGGTTCTACACCAGCGACGTGTTCATGCACGCGTGGGACCTGGCCCTCGCCACCGGCCAGGAGCCGGGCCTCGACGCGGTGCACGCCACCCGGCTGCTGGAGGGGATGCGCCCGATCGAGCAGCTGCTGCGCGACTCGGGCCACTACGGTCCCGCGGTCCCGGTGGCCGACGACGCGCCCGCCGCCGACCGGTTGATGGCCTTCGTCGGACGCGATCCCGCCTGGCGGCCCCCCGCCTGA
- a CDS encoding 2-dehydropantoate 2-reductase, whose translation MRYVVYGAGAVGGVVGAHLHLAGHHVTLVARGAHLAAIGRDGLVLDAGDGRHRIDAPATDTAADVAWTDDTVVLLAVKSHQAATALADLRAHAPDDVPVVCATNGVATETAALRLFARTYAVCVMLPATHLEPGVVVAACHPTPAILDIGRFPGGADATTAAVAADLRAARIESEERDDIMARKRRKLVMNLGNGVDASFAEGEAADELAELAQAEGERVLEAAGLSVTSAEEDRQRRGTILQRRPDLERRGGSTWQSLARGTGDSEIDYLAGEIVLQGRLLGLPTPVNESVVAATRHLVATGGEPRSLDAAEVLARL comes from the coding sequence ATGCGATACGTGGTGTACGGCGCGGGCGCCGTCGGCGGGGTCGTCGGGGCCCACCTCCACCTGGCCGGGCACCACGTCACGCTGGTGGCGCGAGGAGCCCACCTGGCGGCGATCGGCCGCGACGGGCTGGTGCTCGACGCCGGTGACGGACGCCACCGGATCGACGCCCCGGCGACCGACACCGCCGCGGACGTCGCATGGACCGACGACACGGTCGTGCTGCTCGCGGTGAAGTCGCACCAGGCCGCGACGGCGCTCGCCGACCTCCGCGCCCACGCCCCCGACGACGTCCCGGTCGTCTGCGCGACCAACGGCGTCGCGACCGAGACCGCAGCCCTGAGGCTGTTCGCCCGGACCTACGCGGTGTGCGTGATGCTGCCCGCCACCCACCTCGAGCCCGGGGTCGTCGTCGCGGCGTGCCACCCGACCCCGGCGATCCTCGACATCGGCCGCTTCCCGGGCGGCGCCGACGCCACCACCGCCGCCGTGGCCGCCGACCTCCGCGCCGCGCGCATCGAGTCGGAGGAGCGCGACGACATCATGGCGAGGAAGCGCCGCAAGCTGGTGATGAACCTCGGCAACGGTGTCGACGCGTCGTTCGCCGAGGGCGAGGCGGCCGACGAGCTCGCCGAGCTGGCCCAGGCGGAGGGCGAGCGCGTCCTCGAGGCGGCCGGGCTCAGCGTCACCTCCGCCGAGGAGGACCGGCAGCGGCGCGGGACGATCCTGCAGCGCCGACCCGACCTCGAGCGGCGCGGCGGGTCCACCTGGCAGAGCCTGGCCCGCGGCACCGGCGACTCCGAGATCGACTACCTCGCCGGCGAGATCGTGCTCCAGGGACGCCTCCTGGGGCTGCCGACCCCCGTCAACGAGTCGGTGGTCGCCGCGACCCGGCACCTGGTCGCCACCGGTGGCGAGCCGCGCAGCCTGGACGCCGCCGAGGTCCTCGCCCGCCTCTGA
- the mgrA gene encoding L-glyceraldehyde 3-phosphate reductase — translation MAYDAAPERYDGTTGMHYRATGRSGLKLPALSVGLWQNFGTDRPEETQRAILRRAFDRGVTHFDLANNYGPPYGRAEENVGRYLADDFAPYRDELIVSTKAGYDMWPGPYGQGGGSRKYLLASLDQSLGRLGLDYVDIFYSHRFDPETPVEETMMALDAAVRSGRALYVGISSYSAARTREAAAVARELGTPLLIHQPSYSMLNRWIEQPRDGDRSLLDELEEQGMGCIVFTALAQGLLTDRYLDGVPDDSRAARSESTIAGLDEETLGRVRSLHAIAEGRGQELAQLALQWVLRDQRVTSAVIGASSVEQLDTNLDALDGPPLTDEELAEIDRYAVDSGVNLWAGQTEQ, via the coding sequence ATGGCCTACGACGCAGCCCCCGAGCGGTACGACGGCACGACCGGGATGCACTACCGGGCGACGGGACGCAGCGGACTCAAGCTGCCGGCCCTCTCGGTGGGGCTGTGGCAGAACTTCGGCACCGACCGCCCCGAGGAGACGCAGCGGGCGATCCTGCGGCGGGCGTTCGACCGAGGGGTCACCCACTTCGACCTGGCCAACAACTACGGTCCGCCCTACGGTCGCGCGGAGGAGAACGTCGGCCGCTACCTCGCCGACGACTTCGCGCCCTACCGCGACGAGCTGATCGTCTCGACGAAGGCCGGCTACGACATGTGGCCCGGTCCCTACGGCCAGGGCGGCGGCTCGCGGAAGTACCTCCTGGCCTCCCTCGACCAGTCGCTGGGCAGGCTCGGGCTCGACTACGTCGACATCTTCTACAGCCACCGCTTCGACCCCGAGACGCCGGTCGAGGAGACGATGATGGCGCTCGACGCGGCGGTGCGCTCGGGGCGCGCACTCTACGTCGGCATCTCGTCCTACTCCGCGGCCCGCACGCGCGAGGCGGCGGCGGTCGCCCGCGAGCTCGGCACGCCGCTGCTGATCCACCAGCCGTCCTACTCGATGCTCAACCGCTGGATCGAGCAGCCGCGCGACGGCGACCGGAGCCTGCTCGACGAGCTCGAGGAGCAGGGGATGGGGTGCATCGTGTTCACCGCGCTGGCGCAGGGCCTGCTCACCGACCGCTACCTCGACGGCGTCCCCGACGACTCGCGTGCCGCCCGGTCCGAGTCCACGATCGCCGGCCTCGACGAGGAGACGCTCGGCCGGGTCCGATCGCTCCACGCGATCGCCGAGGGCCGCGGCCAGGAGCTCGCCCAGCTGGCGCTGCAGTGGGTGCTGCGCGACCAGCGCGTGACGAGCGCCGTGATCGGCGCCTCCAGCGTCGAGCAGCTCGACACCAACCTCGACGCGCTCGACGGCCCGCCGCTGACCGACGAGGAGCTGGCCGAGATCGACCGCTACGCCGTCGACTCGGGTGTCAACCTCTGGGCCGGGCAGACCGAGCAGTGA
- a CDS encoding FAD-dependent oxidoreductase, translating into MSGAERRVVVVGADGAGMSAAHQALRTAARHGERLAVTVLDRGHHTSYSACGIPYWMSGDVPTQQDLVARTAAEHREAGIDLRLGVEVVGADLAARTVTTADGDELGYDELVVATGAPAVVPDWAVRPDGTAYDGVGVVKTLDDGAAWVERFAAAGAGAHVVVVGAGYVGVEVAEAALARGFGVTVLTRTRGMSMLEEELSDRVNAALVDAGVELVLGAEVTGLEVDGDRVSGVRWEGGRGDADLVVVAIGVRPATDFLAGNGLELSEGGALRPDPHGRVADHVWAAGDCCEVRRRIDDQWVFRPLGTHAAKMGRALGDSLAGGGLTFDGMVDTSITRFSAGDVHVEIARTGLSRADAAAAGHDAVALVTEGTTATGYMPEAEPIAIWVMADRVTRRLLGVQVVGGHGAGKRIDTSAAVLWAGGSVDDLAWMDLAYAPPFATTWEVLQIAARRVAERL; encoded by the coding sequence GTGAGCGGGGCCGAGCGCCGCGTCGTGGTCGTGGGCGCCGACGGGGCCGGGATGTCGGCGGCGCACCAGGCGCTCCGCACCGCCGCCCGGCACGGGGAGCGGCTCGCCGTCACGGTGCTCGACCGGGGCCACCACACCTCCTACAGCGCCTGCGGCATCCCCTACTGGATGTCGGGCGACGTGCCGACCCAGCAGGACCTGGTCGCCCGCACCGCCGCGGAGCACCGCGAGGCGGGCATCGACCTGCGGCTCGGCGTCGAGGTGGTCGGCGCTGACCTCGCGGCGCGGACCGTGACGACCGCCGACGGCGACGAGCTCGGCTACGACGAGCTGGTCGTGGCCACCGGCGCCCCTGCCGTCGTGCCCGACTGGGCGGTGCGCCCCGACGGCACGGCGTACGACGGGGTGGGCGTGGTGAAGACGCTCGACGACGGGGCCGCCTGGGTCGAGCGCTTCGCGGCCGCCGGCGCTGGTGCGCACGTGGTCGTGGTCGGCGCGGGCTACGTCGGCGTGGAGGTCGCCGAGGCCGCGCTCGCCCGGGGCTTCGGCGTCACCGTGCTCACCCGCACGCGCGGCATGTCGATGCTGGAGGAGGAGTTGTCCGACCGCGTCAACGCCGCCCTCGTCGACGCGGGGGTCGAGCTCGTCCTGGGAGCCGAGGTGACCGGCCTCGAGGTCGACGGCGACCGGGTGAGCGGGGTGCGCTGGGAGGGCGGGCGCGGCGACGCCGACCTCGTGGTGGTGGCGATCGGCGTCCGGCCCGCCACGGACTTCCTGGCCGGCAACGGCCTCGAGCTGTCGGAGGGCGGGGCGCTGCGCCCCGACCCCCACGGCCGCGTCGCCGACCACGTGTGGGCGGCCGGCGACTGCTGCGAGGTGCGCCGCCGGATCGACGACCAGTGGGTGTTCCGCCCGCTCGGCACCCACGCCGCCAAGATGGGACGCGCGCTCGGCGACAGCCTGGCCGGAGGCGGGCTGACCTTCGACGGCATGGTCGACACCTCGATCACCCGCTTCTCCGCGGGCGACGTGCACGTGGAGATCGCCCGCACCGGGCTGTCGCGGGCCGACGCCGCGGCTGCCGGGCACGACGCGGTGGCCCTGGTCACCGAGGGCACCACGGCCACCGGCTACATGCCGGAGGCCGAGCCGATCGCGATCTGGGTGATGGCCGACCGGGTGACCCGGCGGCTGCTGGGCGTGCAGGTCGTCGGCGGCCACGGCGCCGGCAAGCGCATCGACACCTCCGCCGCCGTGCTGTGGGCGGGCGGATCGGTCGACGACCTGGCCTGGATGGACCTGGCCTACGCGCCGCCGTTCGCCACCACCTGGGAGGTGCTGCAGATCGCGGCGCGTCGGGTGGCCGAGCGGCTCTGA
- a CDS encoding phosphotransferase — protein MSQLADRWRDPAFLDAAHAWIHEQLDTTAPVVGIEQTHVTDWSTVLRVTTGAGQVWFKANDDTMRHEAAVTGVVAARSAGRVPAPLASDPGTGWMLLADAGPRLREVVPLERSLDRWHDVLDAYARVQLACEDEVDTLLALGLPDRRLHTLPAAYADLLAGLDGADPRLPDASLIAELCDRLAAHGIRETVQHDDLHDGQVFLGDGVHQVLDWGDACVSHPFFTLSVTLEGVIAWGVDDEAGSEDLEPHLAAYLRPYEEHYGRTDLRDAAALAMRLGWVCRAINGALPQDPGSTRTRLKMFLDARP, from the coding sequence ATGAGCCAGCTCGCCGACCGGTGGCGCGACCCCGCCTTCCTCGACGCCGCCCACGCGTGGATCCACGAGCAGCTCGACACGACCGCGCCGGTCGTGGGCATCGAGCAGACCCACGTCACCGACTGGTCGACGGTCCTGCGGGTCACGACCGGCGCGGGGCAGGTGTGGTTCAAGGCCAACGACGACACGATGCGGCACGAGGCCGCCGTCACCGGCGTCGTCGCGGCGCGATCCGCGGGCCGGGTGCCGGCCCCGCTCGCGAGCGACCCCGGCACGGGCTGGATGCTGCTGGCCGACGCAGGCCCGCGGTTGCGCGAGGTGGTGCCCCTGGAGCGGTCCCTCGACCGCTGGCACGACGTGCTCGACGCCTACGCCCGGGTCCAGCTCGCCTGCGAGGACGAGGTCGACACCCTGCTCGCCCTGGGCCTGCCCGACCGGCGGCTCCACACGCTGCCCGCGGCGTACGCCGACCTGCTGGCCGGGCTCGACGGTGCCGACCCTCGCCTGCCGGACGCCTCGCTGATCGCCGAGCTCTGCGACCGACTCGCGGCCCACGGCATCCGCGAGACGGTGCAGCACGACGACCTCCACGACGGCCAGGTGTTCCTCGGCGACGGCGTGCACCAGGTGCTCGACTGGGGTGACGCCTGCGTCTCGCACCCGTTCTTCACGCTGTCGGTGACGCTGGAGGGCGTCATCGCCTGGGGCGTCGACGACGAGGCGGGCTCCGAGGACCTCGAGCCCCACCTGGCGGCCTACCTGCGTCCCTACGAGGAGCACTACGGCCGGACCGACCTCCGCGACGCGGCGGCGCTGGCGATGCGCCTGGGCTGGGTGTGCCGCGCGATCAACGGGGCGCTGCCGCAGGACCCCGGCAGCACCCGCACCCGGCTCAAGATGTTCCTCGACGCGAGGCCCTAG
- a CDS encoding cytochrome P450 has translation MAPSLSPPRPAPRLRTTALRFALSSARRVPARVRFPLERHGVQPVPRLEESRARGDVVRLASLLGTRVWLVTGYDVAREVLADSVTFANDVRGLIGRQDRDAPAERIGGLGMTDSPDHERLRHVLTPYFTRRRLADLQDDVDRVVEAALDDMAAHGPEVDLVARFGFAVPFGVICDLLGMPEVDRDEFRHRGAARFDLRDGGAGIFDTAAGTRQFLIDLVAAERRSPHVPDGLLARMVADHGADFDDVELGGLADGVFLGGYETSASMLSLGTWVLLQHPDAWATLQRGERGEVDRVVEELLRFVCPVQVAFPRVARHEVRVGEQVVRAGDIVIVSLTGAGRDPARHVDPARFDPTTAAAGTLAFGHGVHRCVGAELARIELRTALVALARRFPDLALACDPRDLRFSELAIVHGVEELPVRLG, from the coding sequence ATGGCCCCCTCGTTGTCACCGCCCCGGCCGGCTCCCCGGCTGCGCACCACCGCCCTCCGGTTCGCGCTGTCGTCGGCCCGCCGGGTGCCCGCCCGGGTGCGCTTCCCCCTGGAGCGGCACGGCGTCCAGCCGGTCCCGCGGCTCGAGGAGAGCCGGGCGCGCGGCGACGTCGTCCGCCTGGCCAGCCTGCTCGGCACGCGCGTCTGGCTGGTCACGGGCTACGACGTCGCGCGGGAGGTGCTGGCCGACTCCGTGACGTTCGCCAACGACGTGCGCGGACTCATCGGCCGCCAGGACCGCGACGCCCCCGCCGAGCGCATCGGCGGGCTCGGCATGACCGACTCCCCCGACCACGAGCGCCTGCGGCACGTGCTGACGCCCTACTTCACCCGGCGCCGCCTCGCCGACCTCCAGGACGACGTCGACCGGGTCGTCGAGGCCGCGCTCGACGACATGGCCGCCCACGGCCCCGAGGTCGACCTGGTCGCCCGCTTCGGCTTCGCGGTCCCCTTCGGCGTCATCTGCGACCTGCTCGGGATGCCGGAGGTGGACCGCGACGAGTTCCGCCACCGCGGCGCCGCGCGCTTCGACCTCCGAGACGGCGGCGCCGGGATCTTCGACACCGCCGCGGGCACCCGGCAGTTCCTCATCGACCTGGTCGCCGCCGAGCGCCGCTCGCCCCACGTGCCCGACGGCCTCCTCGCCCGGATGGTCGCCGACCACGGCGCCGACTTCGACGACGTCGAGCTGGGCGGGCTGGCCGACGGGGTGTTCCTCGGCGGCTACGAGACCAGCGCGAGCATGCTGTCCCTCGGCACGTGGGTGCTGCTCCAGCACCCGGACGCCTGGGCGACGCTGCAGCGCGGCGAGCGCGGCGAGGTCGACCGCGTCGTGGAGGAGCTGCTCCGCTTCGTGTGCCCGGTGCAGGTCGCGTTCCCGCGGGTGGCCCGGCACGAGGTGCGGGTCGGCGAGCAGGTCGTGCGAGCCGGCGACATCGTCATCGTCTCGCTGACCGGCGCCGGCCGCGACCCGGCGCGGCACGTCGACCCCGCCCGCTTCGACCCCACCACCGCCGCGGCCGGCACCCTCGCGTTCGGCCACGGCGTGCACCGCTGCGTCGGTGCGGAGCTGGCGCGCATCGAGCTGCGCACCGCCCTGGTCGCGCTGGCGAGGCGCTTCCCCGACCTCGCGCTGGCCTGCGACCCGCGTGACCTGCGGTTCAGCGAGCTCGCCATCGTCCACGGGGTGGAGGAGCTGCCGGTCCGCCTCGGGTGA
- the truA gene encoding tRNA pseudouridine(38-40) synthase TruA, whose protein sequence is MRLRIDCAYDGADFSGWAAQPERRTVQGTLEAALATALRVPEVRVTVAGRTDAGVHARGQVAHVDVDPDVVAVSAGRSSDPPPAALARRVDGILPPDLRVRRISEAPAGFDARFSATWRRYAYRIADAQELADPLVRGHVLDWGRRLDLDAMNEASRPLVGLHDFASFCKQREGATTVRTLLDLDWRRDEAGRAVGTVRADAFCHNMVRALVGCLIAVGEGRMPTGWPAEVMAGRRRDQGVRVVHAHGLTLEQVGYPDDDELAAQAERARARREAIDA, encoded by the coding sequence GTGCGCCTGCGGATCGACTGTGCCTACGACGGGGCGGACTTCTCCGGCTGGGCGGCCCAGCCGGAGCGCCGCACGGTCCAGGGCACCCTCGAGGCGGCGCTCGCCACCGCGCTGCGGGTGCCGGAGGTGCGGGTGACGGTGGCCGGGCGCACCGATGCGGGCGTGCACGCGCGCGGGCAGGTGGCCCACGTCGACGTCGACCCCGACGTCGTGGCCGTCTCGGCGGGCCGCTCGAGCGACCCGCCGCCGGCCGCCCTCGCGCGCCGCGTCGACGGCATCCTGCCCCCCGACCTGCGCGTGCGCCGGATCAGCGAGGCGCCGGCCGGCTTCGACGCGCGGTTCTCCGCGACCTGGCGCCGCTACGCCTACCGCATCGCCGACGCGCAGGAGCTCGCCGACCCGCTGGTGCGCGGCCACGTCCTGGACTGGGGCCGGCGTCTCGACCTCGACGCGATGAACGAGGCCTCCCGGCCGCTGGTGGGGCTGCACGACTTCGCCTCCTTCTGCAAGCAGCGCGAGGGAGCGACGACCGTGCGCACGCTGCTCGACCTCGACTGGCGGCGCGACGAGGCCGGCCGGGCGGTCGGCACGGTCCGCGCCGACGCGTTCTGCCACAACATGGTCCGCGCCCTCGTCGGCTGCCTGATCGCCGTCGGCGAGGGCCGCATGCCGACCGGCTGGCCGGCCGAGGTGATGGCCGGGCGGCGCCGCGACCAGGGCGTACGCGTGGTGCACGCCCACGGCCTCACGCTGGAACAGGTCGGCTACCCCGACGACGACGAGCTGGCCGCGCAGGCCGAGCGAGCCCGAGCCCGACGAGAGGCGATCGATGCCTGA
- a CDS encoding SRPBCC domain-containing protein, which translates to MTSTQSPDASTRYPEAVIEADEKVPAIHIWRDFDATPAQLFRAHTDPDLYAQWIGPTDVGADITHWDARDGGSWSYTASGSDGREEFETSFRGCFHTVREDRIVQTFTWEGMPDAVSLETMTFEDLGDGRTRLHALSLCDSFEDRDGWLRSGMEVGVKDGYAAIDRMLAEGAL; encoded by the coding sequence ATGACCAGCACGCAGAGCCCCGACGCCTCCACCCGCTACCCCGAGGCCGTCATCGAGGCCGACGAGAAGGTCCCCGCCATCCACATCTGGCGCGACTTCGACGCCACGCCGGCCCAGCTGTTCCGCGCCCACACCGACCCCGACCTCTACGCACAGTGGATCGGCCCCACCGACGTGGGCGCCGACATCACCCACTGGGACGCCCGCGACGGCGGCAGCTGGAGCTACACCGCGAGCGGCAGCGACGGTCGCGAGGAGTTCGAGACGTCGTTCCGCGGGTGCTTCCACACCGTGCGCGAGGACCGGATCGTGCAGACGTTCACGTGGGAGGGGATGCCCGACGCCGTCTCCCTCGAGACGATGACGTTCGAGGACCTCGGCGACGGGCGCACCCGGCTGCACGCGCTCAGCCTGTGCGACTCGTTCGAGGACCGCGACGGCTGGCTGCGCAGCGGCATGGAGGTCGGCGTCAAGGACGGCTACGCCGCCATCGACCGGATGCTCGCCGAGGGCGCGCTCTGA
- a CDS encoding methyltransferase yields the protein MPEHYFSADPSVPFERESFTAELWGSTLTFDTGSGVFSKGHLDHATAVLFKELAPPVQGQFLDLGCGYGVIGLAIAKAVPLANVTGVDVNERALLLANDNARAAGLDSRFVACLPEQVPGNQVFDEIWSNPPIRIGKEALHELLLTWLPRLAPGGRMVMVVGKNLGADSLQRWLTERGWPTERLASSKGFRVLETRRA from the coding sequence ATGCCTGAGCACTACTTCTCCGCCGACCCCAGCGTCCCCTTCGAGCGGGAGAGCTTCACCGCCGAGCTGTGGGGCAGCACGCTGACCTTCGACACCGGGTCGGGGGTGTTCAGCAAGGGTCACCTCGACCACGCCACGGCCGTGCTCTTCAAGGAGCTCGCGCCGCCGGTGCAGGGGCAGTTCCTCGACCTGGGATGCGGCTACGGCGTCATCGGGCTGGCGATCGCCAAGGCGGTGCCCCTGGCCAACGTGACCGGCGTCGACGTCAACGAGCGGGCCCTGCTGCTGGCCAACGACAACGCACGTGCCGCCGGCCTCGACTCCCGCTTCGTCGCCTGCCTGCCCGAGCAGGTGCCCGGCAACCAGGTCTTCGACGAGATCTGGTCCAACCCGCCGATCCGCATCGGCAAGGAGGCCCTGCACGAGCTGCTGCTGACGTGGCTGCCGCGCCTGGCCCCGGGCGGTCGGATGGTGATGGTGGTGGGCAAGAACCTCGGCGCCGACTCGCTCCAGCGGTGGCTCACCGAGCGCGGCTGGCCGACCGAGCGCCTGGCGAGCAGCAAGGGCTTCCGGGTGCTGGAGACGCGCCGCGCCTAG